ACCGAACGGGTAGAGTCACTGGAGAGTCAGGTTCTCACGGGTTTAACGATTAATCCGGAGCTGATTCAATTTTTCGAAGTCCGTACCGGCCAACAAGTACGGGTCAGCACAACGTTTGTTACGCTGGAAGGAGTCGTTCTGGCTACTGCTGAAGATGGTGTTCAGCTCCGTGAAGCATCGGGTGACCTTGTGCTGATTCCATTTGCCAATATTACTTCCGTTCAGTAATACCTTCAGATGATACGGAATGTCAGCTTCAAACTTTCATTACGGCAAGGAGGTTAACCGATATGCGCTACGTGGATTGGCTGCAAGGATTTATCGGCTCGGAAACCGAAGTAACGGTGTCGGGAGATGTGATCATCGGCACGCTGACCGAAGTGGGCGAGGGAACCATCACCTTAAAAGTACCACCCATCATCTATGGTCCTCCTACAGATACTGCCATCATCCCGCTTCGTTCGATTGAGTTCGTTCGAATCGTCTCTTCATAAAAATGCATGTGCCCGTAGATTGAACCGAACATGGAAAAGGACCGAAAGTTATACTTTCGGTCCTTTTGTATACATAGCGACTAGACAAGTGCCTAGCCTTGTTGTTCTGCGGCATTCTCTTCTTCTTTAATCAAACCCGCAAAGAGGGCATGAACGAACTGCTCCGAGTCAAAGGTCTGGAGATCGCCCATTTTCTCTCCCAAGCCTACCAGCTTCACCGGAAGATTCAACTCCTGCCGAATCGCGATAACGATGCCACCCTTAGCCGTACCATCCAGCTTGGTTAATACGAGGCCGGTCACACCGCTCTTCTCTCCGAACAGCTTCGCCTGGCTTAGCGCATTCTGTCCTGTCGTCGCATCAAGGACCATCAGCACCTCATGCGGAGCGCTCGGGATTTCGCGTTGAATAACGCGGAAGATTTTATTCAACTCTTCCATCAGATTCGTTTTGTTCTGAAGACGTCCCGCCGTGTCGCAGAGCAGAACATCCGCTTGCCGCTGCTTGGCTGCTTGAACCGCATCGAACATAACAGCTGCCGGGTCTGAGCCGGGCTGCTGTTTAATGACTTCAACGCCAACCCGTTCTCCCCATACCTCCAGCTGTTCAATCGCACCTGCACGGAATGTGTCGCCAGCGGCGAGCAAAACCTTCTTGCCCTCCTGCTTGTAACGATGTGCCAGCTTACCAATCGTGGTGGTTTTGCCGACTCCGTTAACGCCTACAAACAGAATGACCGTAATTCCATCCGGATTCTCTCTCAGCTCATTGCTGCTGTCATCACGAAGGAGTCCCATCAGCTTCTCGGACAAGACCGGCTGCAGATCGGCAGCGTCCTCGATCCGCCGTTTCTTCACTTCGGCACGAAGATCGTCCATCAGATCCATCACCGTATTGACGCCGACGTCAGCGCCAATCAGAATCTCTTCCAACTCCTCGTAAAATTCTTCATCGATCTTTTTCCGGCGAATGACCAGGTCCGACACTTTCTCGATAAATCCCTTCCGCGTTTTCTCGAGTCCGTCCCGGAACTGTTTTGTTACGTTTTCCGTTTTGCTGGAAATGCTCTCTTTTAACTTCTTAAAAAAGCTCATACGTACCCTCCATGTCGTTATGTTAAATTAGGCAATCTCCGCTTCCTCATTCTCAAGCTTGACGGACACCAGCTTCGACACGCCGCCTTCTTCCATCGTGACGCCGTACAGCACGTCAGCCTCTTCCATCGTTCCTTTGCGGTGGGTGACCACGATAAACTGCGTTTGCTCAGAGAACTCCCGCAGATACTGGGCAAACCGCACCACATTCGCTTCATCAAGCGCAGCTTCGACCTCATCCAGTACGCAGAACGGAACCGGCTTCACCTGCAAAATGGCAAACAACAGCGCCATAGCGGTTAATGCACGCTCACCACCGGAGAGAAGCTGCAGATTTTGCAGCTTCTTGCCAGGAGGCTGCGCAACGATATCGATCCCCGTCTCAAGCAATCGGTCCGGATCGATCAGGACCAGGTCGGCACGTCCACCTCCGAACAACTTCGTAAATACCGTGCCGAACTCGCGCCGGATCGCATCAAACGTCAGCTTGAAACGCTTGGACATTTCATCGTCCATTTCCTTAATGACCTGGTACAGGGTTGTCTTCGCTTCAACCAGATCCGCCTTTTGCTCACTTAAGAACAGGTATCTCTCATTAACGCGCTGATACTCTTCGATGGCCCCAAGATTGACATCTCCCAGGGAAGTTATCGACCTCTTCAAGTCACGCACTTCGTTCTGAGCGGCAGTGATGTCTTCCGGAATCGGATACCGCTGCTTGGCAAGCTCATAACTCAGCTCGTAGTCCTCGCTTAATTTCTTCAATATATTCTCAAGCTCAACGTCGAGCCGGTTTACCCCAATCTCGGTCTGGCGAAGCTGATCATCCACGGCCCGCAGCTGCGTGCGCTGTTCCTTGGTTTCGCTCTCTTCCAGCTCCAGCTTCCGGCTAAGCGCGGTGCGTGCAGCCCGCTTGAATTCCAGCTGCTGCGTAGCCTCTTCCTTCTTCAGCTTGTACTGGTTCAGATCCTCGATCTGCTTTACGCTTTCGCTTTCGTTCTGATTCAGGTCGGCTTGAACGGAGGCCAGCATCGTACGGTTTTGTTTCTGCTCCTTCTCGTGGTTGTCGACATCCGACTGAAGGCGCTTGAGCTGCTCCTCCAGCGAGAAGGTTTCCTGATCCAGCTTTCCTTCGCGAACCTTAAGGTTTGTCAGCTGACTCTGAAGCTCTTCCTTCGCCGACTCATTAGCTTTACGGGCAAATTCTGCAGCTTGGATCGCCAGATGGGTTGATTTCTCTTCCTCCTCCAGCTCAGACAACAGCTTCTGCGCGCGTTCACGGCTTGCCTGAATCTCTTTGGCTTCCTTCTCTTGACTGCTCTTCTCCTCGCCTGCCAGCTCGGCTTGTTCGAGGACGTGGCGCAACTCATGCTCAAGCTGCTTGCGGTCCCCTGCAGCCTGCTGTTCCTCGATTCGCTTGTCGTCTCCGGCTTTACGAAGCTCGTCCAGCTTATCCTGAGATTCGATCATTTGATTCCGGACGCCTTCAATGCCCTGCTGCAGCTTCTCCAGCTGCTTCTCGGTCTCCGTGATTTCCTGATCCAGCTGCTCCAACTGACGCTTGCGTCCCAGCAGGCTGTTCGTTTTCTTGTGCTGACTGCCGCCTGTCATGGATCCGCCTGCATTGACCACGTCGCCCTCGAGTGTGACGACACGGAAGCGATAGGAGAATCTTGCAGCAATTTTGTTCGCTTGCTCCAAGGTCTCGGCGATCACGACATTGCCCAGAAGGCTGCCGACGATGTTGCTGTATCTTGAATCATACTTCACCAGCTCGGAGCCAAAGCCTACAAACCCGGCTTCTCCTTCTGCCAAGTGCCGATCCGAAGCGGATACGTTCCGTGGACGAATGACGTCCAAAGGCAGGAAGGTTGCCCGTCCTAACTGGCGCTGCTTCAGGAAGGCAATCGCCTGCCTGGATACGGATTCGTTCTCCATGACGATATGCTGAACCGATGCGCCAAGGGCTGTCTCC
This Paenibacillus sp. JZ16 DNA region includes the following protein-coding sequences:
- the smc gene encoding chromosome segregation protein SMC, with amino-acid sequence MFLKRIELAGFKSFADKTEMEFVRGITAVVGPNGSGKSNISDGIRWVLGEQSAKSLRGGKMEDIIFAGSDARKAVNYGEVSLTLDNEDHVLPLDFNEVTVTRRVHRSGDSEYFINRQSCRLKDITELFMDTGIGKEAYSIIGQGRIEEILSTRSEDRRGIFEEASGIVKYKSRKKESVRKLDETEQNLLRIHDLVTELEDQIGPLKEQSEKAIRYKELREKLKHKEISLYVYQIEQIHTSWSEANAKLEQLKEEQLALSTVVSAHDAKLESDRSALRQLEQEVEDLQSQLLQFSELFEKSEGYGEVLKERRRNLERTREQLEESLQSGDQRLGARVGELASMKSKLQELQQELTQVRDQLSAEEAKLVGVTGGISQQQEESLKGNLLELMNQMAQARNEIRYADQQQEALDRRMNRAQEESGKWEALKEDLLRRKDSIDRSIERFGKEIAELRSGYISESERYQSLQKLQEETQGALRKWEQKREAQISRRDTMKELQDDFDGFMLGVKEVLKASRKSVLHGVHGAVAELIRVPEKLELAMETALGASVQHIVMENESVSRQAIAFLKQRQLGRATFLPLDVIRPRNVSASDRHLAEGEAGFVGFGSELVKYDSRYSNIVGSLLGNVVIAETLEQANKIAARFSYRFRVVTLEGDVVNAGGSMTGGSQHKKTNSLLGRKRQLEQLDQEITETEKQLEKLQQGIEGVRNQMIESQDKLDELRKAGDDKRIEEQQAAGDRKQLEHELRHVLEQAELAGEEKSSQEKEAKEIQASRERAQKLLSELEEEEKSTHLAIQAAEFARKANESAKEELQSQLTNLKVREGKLDQETFSLEEQLKRLQSDVDNHEKEQKQNRTMLASVQADLNQNESESVKQIEDLNQYKLKKEEATQQLEFKRAARTALSRKLELEESETKEQRTQLRAVDDQLRQTEIGVNRLDVELENILKKLSEDYELSYELAKQRYPIPEDITAAQNEVRDLKRSITSLGDVNLGAIEEYQRVNERYLFLSEQKADLVEAKTTLYQVIKEMDDEMSKRFKLTFDAIRREFGTVFTKLFGGGRADLVLIDPDRLLETGIDIVAQPPGKKLQNLQLLSGGERALTAMALLFAILQVKPVPFCVLDEVEAALDEANVVRFAQYLREFSEQTQFIVVTHRKGTMEEADVLYGVTMEEGGVSKLVSVKLENEEAEIA
- the ftsY gene encoding signal recognition particle-docking protein FtsY, yielding MSFFKKLKESISSKTENVTKQFRDGLEKTRKGFIEKVSDLVIRRKKIDEEFYEELEEILIGADVGVNTVMDLMDDLRAEVKKRRIEDAADLQPVLSEKLMGLLRDDSSNELRENPDGITVILFVGVNGVGKTTTIGKLAHRYKQEGKKVLLAAGDTFRAGAIEQLEVWGERVGVEVIKQQPGSDPAAVMFDAVQAAKQRQADVLLCDTAGRLQNKTNLMEELNKIFRVIQREIPSAPHEVLMVLDATTGQNALSQAKLFGEKSGVTGLVLTKLDGTAKGGIVIAIRQELNLPVKLVGLGEKMGDLQTFDSEQFVHALFAGLIKEEENAAEQQG